ACCTCCTCCGTCTCGTCGAACGGCGCCGACCGCTCCGATTCGGCGGCGAAACAGACCGTCCCGTACGTCTCGTCGTCGACGGTGATCTTGACGCCGATGTAGGCCCCCAGCCCGAACGCCTGCAGCGCCCGGTCGCTGACCGACGACGACGCGGTGGCGTCCTGTACCGCCAGCGTCCCCTTCACCTCGATCGTTCGCCGACAGTACGCCTCGTCCAGCGGGCAGCGCTCCCCGGCCTGAATCCCTTCGTGTCTCCCCGTGGCCGCGACGATCTCCTGCGACCCGTCGTCGAGTCGCGTGAGAAAGCCAATCGGCAGCCCGAGATACTCGGTTCCGACGTCGAGCGCCCGCTCTACCCGCGCGGTCACGTCGGCGTCCCCGTCGGTACCGGTGAAGATGTCGTAAATCTTCTCTCGGTAGCCACTGGCGTCCATCTACCACTCGTTGGGGGACGAGCGTCTTATGAGCGTTGGCCGAGTTTTCAGGGCTGATTCTGGGCGGCGTGAACGCTTTGGTCTCCGAGGCCCGTCCGCCCGTATGGCCGACGCCCGCCGCGACGGACTCCTCGCCGTCCTGACCCTCGCCGCCCTCGTCGTCGTCGGGGTCCGCACTGTCGGCGTCACGCCCTTTCTCCGGCCACTCGCCGCCGCCGTCGGCGTCGCGGGCGCCCTCGTGCTCGAGTGGGCCTTCCTCGCGTCGCCGACGCTCGCAACCGGCTGGGAACGGCGCGGCGTCCCCGTCGTCAGCGCCGTCGCCGTCGTCGTCGCCGCCGCCGTCCTCGTCCCGCGGGCGCCGTGGCTCGTCGGCGCGGCGGCGTGGGGGCTCGTGACCTACGGCGGCCTGCTCGGCTGCGCCCTCGTCGGCTGGGGAAACCCGGTGGCGCGGGTGTCGACCCGGCGGGGCCGCTGACCCGAACGAAGTTGACGATTCACTGTAATTAGGCGCTAAGTCCTCTTCCTTAAGAAGCAACGCAGGGAGCGAAGCGACCGAGTAGCGCAGTAGGGAGGGGATACAGCGTTGACGAGACGCTCCGCGTCTCGTCTGCACACGAGAGCTTTGCTCTCGTGAACGCCGCACGATTCTCAAACACGTTCGCCGCTCGGCCCACAGGCCACTCCCACCTTTATGTCTATCCAAAGTCTATACATCGGTGATGGATAGGTTTGAAATCGAAGGAGAAGAAGTCCTCGACGGAACTGCAAAACCGTCGGGAAATAGTGCCCACGTCATCGTCCCCAAACGCTGGCGCGGAGCCGACGTGAAAGTCGTCCGCGTCTCCGACCCCGACTCAGACGAATAGCCTATGCACTACAACTACAAGTATCGACTCACCCCGTCAGAAGCCCTCGAAGAGGAGCTTCTGCACCACGTCGATACTTGTAGGCAACTGTACAATCACGTCCACCACCTGCTCAACGAGGCAGACGACATTCCCGCTCGCTACGAGGTGCAGGGGCGACTCCCCGACCTCAAAACGTGGTGGGACGACCTCGGAGATGTCCACTCGAAAGTTCTCCAGATGGTCGTCAAGCGCGTCTACGACAACCTCTCAACGCTCAAAGCACAGAAGGAGAACGGACGCGCCGTGGGGATGCTCAAGTGGAAACCACCCCGGGAGTATCGGTCGCTCACCTACAACCAGTCCGGCTTCGAACTCAAGAACACGAGTGGTCGGCCCACGTTGTGGTTGAGCAAGATCGGCGAGATCCCGATTCACCTCCACCGAGACATCCCTGAGAACGCGACCATCAAACAAGTCGCGGTCAAACGCGAACCCACGGGCGAGTGGTATGCCACGTTCGGTATCGACGTGAACGAGGATACACCAGAGAAGCTGGAGAACCCCGAGAGGGTGGTCGGAATCGACGTGGGCATCCTCAAGTACGCACACGACACCGACGGGTACGCCATCAAAAGCCCTGACTTCATCGAGGAGCGCAAACGACTCGAACGCGCTCAACGCGATCTCTCGCGGAAGGAACACGGCTCTGAGAATTGGGAGAAACAGCGGCAGGTCGTTGCCGAACGACACTCCGACCTCAAGCGGAAGCGTCGGGACTTCCTTCACAAGTTGTCGAACTACTACGCCCTAGAGTA
This window of the Haloplanus rubicundus genome carries:
- a CDS encoding DUF2080 family transposase-associated protein; amino-acid sequence: MMDRFEIEGEEVLDGTAKPSGNSAHVIVPKRWRGADVKVVRVSDPDSDE
- a CDS encoding RNA-guided endonuclease InsQ/TnpB family protein, whose translation is MHYNYKYRLTPSEALEEELLHHVDTCRQLYNHVHHLLNEADDIPARYEVQGRLPDLKTWWDDLGDVHSKVLQMVVKRVYDNLSTLKAQKENGRAVGMLKWKPPREYRSLTYNQSGFELKNTSGRPTLWLSKIGEIPIHLHRDIPENATIKQVAVKREPTGEWYATFGIDVNEDTPEKLENPERVVGIDVGILKYAHDTDGYAIKSPDFIEERKRLERAQRDLSRKEHGSENWEKQRQVVAERHSDLKRKRRDFLHKLSNYYALEYDLVAVEDLDAKGLVELPGNSRNRAGAAWGTFLRMLEYKCEREGTYFVAVDPKETTKECASCGVKTDKPLWVREHSCPSCGFEADRDANAAWNILSRGLEDVGVGYSESTPVETALPVDTIVSGKRVVETGSPTLKERTASAVSE